The following proteins are co-located in the Chloroflexota bacterium genome:
- the cofE gene encoding coenzyme F420-0:L-glutamate ligase, which produces MPIELIAIPALPLIEPGDDLPGLLLSCASAAGIEFRNGDVLVVAQKIVSKAEDRFVYLPDVVPSAEAIAIAQKTGKDPQLVEVILQESDEIIRARPGLIITEHRRGFISANAGVDHSNVRGNDQWVLLLPEDPDASAERIRSTIKIATGADLAVIVSDSHGRAWRLGTVGIAIGVAGMRPLTDLRGEADLTGRALQATLVGTADELAAAASLLMGQASEGNPAVLIRGAEYTPGQGSLQELIRPKETDQFR; this is translated from the coding sequence ATGCCCATTGAACTGATCGCTATTCCTGCCCTTCCCTTGATTGAGCCCGGCGACGATTTGCCGGGCCTTTTGCTTTCCTGCGCATCGGCTGCCGGCATTGAGTTCCGAAACGGTGATGTTCTGGTCGTGGCTCAGAAGATTGTCAGCAAGGCAGAAGATCGTTTCGTCTACCTGCCTGATGTTGTCCCGTCGGCCGAAGCCATCGCCATTGCGCAGAAGACAGGCAAGGATCCACAATTGGTCGAGGTGATTCTTCAAGAATCCGACGAGATCATCCGAGCCCGGCCCGGCCTGATCATCACCGAGCATCGAAGAGGTTTTATCAGCGCAAACGCGGGGGTGGACCACTCCAACGTTCGGGGAAACGATCAGTGGGTATTGCTCCTGCCGGAGGATCCCGATGCCTCGGCTGAACGTATTCGTAGCACCATCAAGATCGCCACAGGGGCAGACCTGGCCGTCATCGTTAGCGACAGCCACGGGCGAGCCTGGCGACTGGGCACCGTCGGCATCGCGATCGGTGTCGCCGGCATGCGTCCCTTGACAGACCTGCGGGGAGAGGCCGATCTGACAGGCCGCGCCCTTCAGGCCACTCTGGTGGGCACTGCCGATGAGTTGGCTGCCGCTGCCTCCCTGCTGATGGGCCAGGCATCGGAAGGAAATCCAGCTGTTCTTATCCGTGGTGCTGAGTACACACCAGGTCAGGGGTCATTGCAGGAGCTGATTCGGCCCAAGGAAACGGATCAGTTTCGTTGA
- a CDS encoding type II toxin-antitoxin system PemK/MazF family toxin, with the protein MTGERFRRGDIWTVHLEPVVGSEQGKTRPALVIQNDIGNQYSPVLIVAALTSGENARYDVQVEVKAPEGGLQRNSLVLLNQVRTIDKRRVGRYWGRLSTQTMQRVDEAIKISLGLVPI; encoded by the coding sequence ATGACCGGGGAACGCTTCCGACGAGGAGACATCTGGACAGTGCATCTTGAGCCCGTTGTGGGCTCGGAGCAAGGTAAGACCCGGCCCGCCCTCGTTATTCAGAACGACATTGGCAATCAGTACAGCCCGGTGTTGATCGTGGCAGCGCTCACCTCTGGCGAAAACGCGCGTTACGACGTACAGGTCGAAGTGAAAGCGCCGGAAGGAGGACTGCAGCGCAACTCGCTGGTGCTCCTAAACCAGGTCCGCACGATAGACAAGCGACGGGTGGGGCGGTATTGGGGGCGCCTGTCCACGCAGACGATGCAGCGGGTTGACGAGGCCATCAAGATCAGCCTGGGCCTGGTGCCCATTTAG
- a CDS encoding DNA translocase FtsK, which translates to MAKRKGSKSKSNGLSLDLEFLGQSQVVGSIMILIGIMTLLTLISPRQGTVTSWWIGQLRSLVGGGVVVLPFILVGFGLWGVLRGIGKLDELPWYRPVGGLLLFLAVVIALHMDRSISDADALQIGREGGGGGLLGYAGSEILINGLGYNLSWVVVILLGILGTALLMGPLLLSAADRIQFWLGGRTADWQALQEDGLDTAPSIASRQPDLPVAPLSFLDRLKAMVLGGTLDPGGAEPKGPALVIGGNGANNDSTPDPTRAPRVIGGDAPTATSNQTAAGQNRGSAPATADSLIPRIIGGGRSWRLPNVDDILDDAIEVEISKDEIRERAKIIEQTLSDFGVPVRVVEANQGPAVTQYGLQPGYRQRRRSRDEIRREAEEILKRRGYGSSRRPITDELVKEVIDNDVERYERVKIKVSKIQSLSNDLALALAASPIRIEAPVPGRPMVGLEVPNMQKTLVSLRGVMESDTFRQMKSPLKIALGQDTAGQPAIADLGRMPHLLIAGATGSGKSVCVNAIISTLLLTHTPDTLRLLMIDPKMVELTTYNGIPHLLSPVVVELERVVPLLRWATSEMDRRYKLFAKEGARNLEAYNAKMVKKGEPTLPYMVLIIDELADLMMAAPDDVERYVCRLAQMSRATGIHLIIATQRPSVDVVTGLIKANFPSRVAFAVTSQIDSRVILDTPGAEALLGKGDMLFMRPDSSKLARLQGCFVSDAELEKLVRYWKGVRITEGEDFQDEVVPMPGGMTAMPPPRPEDVVQMPIWEEMIQQQKKEDSQDDLYEEAVQVVRTAGRASVSLLQRRLRIGYSRAARLIDLLEERGVVGPDRGGSRGREVLPEPGEQQTASSGSSNGTETDGIPEESNEPTDDHPPRVWF; encoded by the coding sequence ATGGCAAAGCGTAAGGGCAGCAAATCGAAATCCAATGGTCTCTCGCTGGACCTGGAGTTCCTCGGGCAGAGTCAGGTAGTGGGCTCAATCATGATCCTGATCGGGATCATGACCCTTCTGACTCTGATTTCGCCGCGCCAGGGCACGGTCACCAGCTGGTGGATCGGACAGCTTCGCTCATTGGTTGGCGGCGGTGTGGTCGTGCTGCCCTTCATTCTTGTTGGCTTCGGCCTGTGGGGAGTCCTGCGGGGGATCGGAAAGCTGGACGAACTTCCCTGGTACCGTCCTGTGGGCGGCCTCCTGCTGTTTCTGGCAGTTGTCATCGCACTCCATATGGATAGATCCATCTCCGACGCAGATGCGCTTCAGATTGGCAGGGAAGGAGGTGGGGGAGGATTGCTCGGCTACGCCGGCAGCGAGATTCTGATCAATGGCCTGGGCTACAACCTGAGTTGGGTGGTGGTCATCTTATTGGGAATACTGGGAACAGCTCTGTTGATGGGGCCACTATTGTTATCTGCCGCCGACAGGATCCAGTTCTGGCTCGGGGGAAGAACAGCCGATTGGCAGGCGCTCCAGGAAGATGGGCTGGACACTGCACCCAGTATCGCTTCCCGGCAACCCGACCTGCCAGTAGCCCCTCTCTCCTTTTTGGACAGACTCAAAGCCATGGTGCTGGGTGGCACTCTCGATCCTGGCGGTGCAGAGCCAAAAGGACCAGCTCTGGTGATCGGGGGAAACGGGGCGAACAACGATTCCACCCCCGACCCTACACGGGCCCCACGCGTGATCGGTGGTGACGCGCCTACAGCAACCTCCAACCAAACCGCCGCTGGTCAAAACCGGGGTTCAGCACCCGCCACCGCCGATTCCCTGATTCCGCGCATCATTGGCGGCGGCCGTTCCTGGCGTTTACCCAACGTAGACGACATCCTGGATGACGCAATCGAGGTCGAGATCAGTAAAGATGAGATCCGGGAACGCGCCAAGATCATTGAACAGACCCTTTCCGATTTTGGTGTGCCTGTACGGGTTGTGGAGGCCAACCAGGGTCCGGCAGTCACCCAGTATGGCCTGCAGCCAGGCTATCGCCAGCGCCGGCGCAGCCGCGATGAGATACGTCGGGAAGCGGAAGAGATATTGAAACGGCGCGGATATGGCAGCTCTCGCCGGCCCATCACCGATGAGCTCGTCAAAGAGGTGATCGACAACGATGTGGAGCGCTACGAACGGGTCAAGATCAAGGTCTCGAAGATTCAATCCCTGAGCAATGACCTGGCATTGGCTCTGGCGGCATCACCTATTCGCATCGAGGCGCCAGTGCCTGGGCGTCCCATGGTGGGCCTCGAGGTACCCAACATGCAGAAGACGCTGGTCTCCCTGCGCGGGGTAATGGAGTCAGACACCTTCCGTCAGATGAAAAGCCCACTGAAGATCGCACTGGGACAGGATACTGCAGGCCAGCCAGCCATTGCCGATCTTGGTCGCATGCCACATCTGTTGATCGCCGGCGCGACCGGTTCCGGAAAATCAGTCTGCGTCAACGCCATTATCTCGACGCTTCTGCTCACCCATACGCCAGACACCCTGCGACTGCTGATGATAGACCCAAAGATGGTGGAGTTGACCACGTACAACGGTATTCCCCATCTTCTCTCACCAGTCGTGGTCGAACTTGAGCGAGTTGTGCCTTTACTGCGTTGGGCTACCAGCGAAATGGATCGCCGCTACAAACTCTTTGCCAAGGAGGGTGCGCGCAACCTGGAAGCTTACAATGCCAAGATGGTTAAAAAAGGCGAGCCAACCCTGCCCTACATGGTCCTGATAATCGATGAGCTGGCCGATCTAATGATGGCCGCGCCCGATGATGTCGAACGCTATGTCTGTCGACTGGCGCAGATGTCCCGGGCCACCGGTATCCATCTTATTATCGCCACCCAGCGCCCCAGCGTGGATGTCGTCACAGGCTTGATCAAGGCGAATTTTCCCAGCCGGGTTGCCTTCGCCGTGACCAGCCAGATTGACAGCCGGGTTATCCTGGACACGCCTGGCGCCGAGGCCTTGTTGGGCAAAGGCGATATGCTGTTCATGCGTCCCGATAGCAGCAAACTGGCTCGTCTTCAAGGTTGCTTCGTGTCCGATGCCGAGTTGGAAAAACTGGTTCGTTACTGGAAAGGCGTTCGTATCACTGAAGGCGAGGATTTCCAGGATGAGGTGGTGCCGATGCCCGGAGGCATGACGGCCATGCCTCCTCCTCGACCAGAGGATGTCGTTCAGATGCCCATCTGGGAGGAAATGATCCAGCAACAGAAGAAAGAGGATTCCCAGGATGATCTCTATGAGGAAGCTGTTCAAGTAGTTCGGACGGCTGGCAGAGCATCCGTCTCTCTGTTACAACGCCGACTGCGTATCGGCTACAGCAGGGCAGCTCGCTTGATCGACTTACTTGAGGAACGGGGTGTTGTTGGTCCCGACCGGGGTGGCAGCAGGGGGCGAGAAGTCCTGCCTGAACCAGGCGAACAGCAAACGGCCAGCTCCGGCAGTTCGAATGGAACTGAGACAGATGGCATTCCCGAAGAGAGCAACGAGCCCACCGACGACCACCCGCCACGAGTCTGGTTCTAA
- a CDS encoding uracil-DNA glycosylase, whose protein sequence is MCQKCRLGEGRTHAVPGEGPDDAQIMFIGEAPGFHEDQQGRPFVGASGNLLEKLLQGIGLSREQVYIANVIKCRPPGNRDPLQNEIAACREYLDRQIELIQPKIIVTLGRFSMSRYFPGQSITRIHGQIKRVGNRAYVPMFHPAAALRNPRWMQAIKEDFAELPPLLEELQEPATDDNNPPPEDDYQQLSLF, encoded by the coding sequence ATGTGCCAGAAGTGCCGTCTCGGTGAAGGTCGAACCCATGCCGTTCCAGGGGAAGGCCCCGACGACGCTCAGATCATGTTTATTGGCGAAGCACCCGGATTCCATGAGGACCAGCAAGGCCGTCCTTTTGTCGGTGCGTCGGGCAATCTATTGGAGAAACTTTTGCAGGGAATCGGCCTTTCCAGAGAGCAAGTCTACATCGCCAATGTCATCAAATGCCGTCCTCCCGGCAACCGCGACCCACTACAGAATGAAATCGCAGCCTGCCGGGAGTACCTGGATCGTCAGATCGAGTTGATTCAGCCCAAAATCATTGTAACTTTGGGCCGTTTTTCCATGTCCCGTTATTTCCCAGGCCAGTCGATTACCCGGATCCACGGACAGATCAAACGAGTTGGCAACCGGGCATACGTCCCCATGTTCCATCCTGCAGCGGCACTGCGCAATCCCCGTTGGATGCAGGCAATCAAGGAAGATTTCGCCGAGCTGCCTCCACTTCTTGAGGAATTGCAGGAACCCGCAACCGACGATAACAATCCGCCTCCCGAGGACGACTACCAACAACTTAGCCTGTTTTGA
- the argH gene encoding argininosuccinate lyase, with translation MTQLWGGRFETEPSPLLREFHDSIGFDQRLWLEDILGSMAYAEGLATAGLITEQERKALIDGLEQVAEEWKTDQFEIQPGDEDIHTAVERRLSELIGPVAGKLHTGRSRNDQVATDLRWWLRHQIDILDSLLVSLIGGAAQQAERHIDVLMPGYTHLQPAQPIRWSHWLLSHAWAWQRDRERLADLRRRVNRCPLGAGALAGNPFPVDRHLLAAELGFDQAIANSLDAVRDRDYVVEFLSWAALLGVHLSQWAEDLILWSSREYRFVAVAEEFSTGSSIMPQKRNPDSLELLRGKSGRFVGNLVGVLTMLKAQPAAYNKDLQEDKQPLFDSVDSLRQALPVAIGVLTTLSIDPRRMQDALSDDLLATDLAEYLVRRGLPFRQAHELVGRAVKRSEELGLGLSQLSRDDYLAISSLFDENLEDVFDFERSVERRDVYGGTARSAVLTQIEELREPLKAK, from the coding sequence ATGACCCAACTTTGGGGTGGACGCTTCGAGACCGAACCCAGTCCCCTGCTGCGCGAGTTTCACGACTCCATCGGCTTTGACCAACGGCTCTGGCTGGAGGATATCTTGGGCAGCATGGCCTACGCGGAAGGCCTGGCGACTGCTGGTTTGATCACCGAACAGGAACGCAAGGCCCTGATCGATGGGCTGGAACAGGTGGCCGAGGAGTGGAAAACAGACCAATTTGAGATACAGCCCGGCGACGAAGATATCCACACAGCGGTCGAACGGCGGCTGAGTGAGTTGATCGGTCCAGTCGCAGGCAAGCTGCATACCGGTCGCAGCCGCAATGACCAGGTAGCTACCGACCTGCGCTGGTGGCTTCGCCATCAGATCGACATCCTTGATAGCCTGTTGGTTTCGTTGATCGGCGGCGCCGCCCAACAGGCAGAGAGACATATTGACGTCTTGATGCCAGGTTATACACACCTTCAACCAGCGCAACCCATTCGCTGGTCCCACTGGCTGCTGAGTCATGCCTGGGCATGGCAACGGGACCGGGAGCGTCTTGCTGATCTGCGTCGCCGCGTCAACCGCTGCCCCCTGGGCGCCGGCGCACTGGCAGGCAACCCCTTCCCGGTCGATCGTCATCTGCTGGCGGCTGAGTTGGGCTTCGATCAAGCCATTGCCAATTCCCTGGATGCTGTGCGAGACCGCGATTACGTGGTGGAATTTCTGAGCTGGGCTGCCTTGCTGGGTGTGCACCTGAGCCAATGGGCGGAAGACCTGATTCTTTGGAGTAGCCGGGAATACCGCTTCGTCGCCGTCGCTGAGGAATTCAGCACCGGCAGCAGCATTATGCCCCAGAAACGCAACCCCGACTCCCTTGAACTTCTGCGCGGCAAGAGTGGGCGCTTTGTCGGTAACCTTGTCGGCGTCTTGACTATGCTAAAGGCCCAACCCGCAGCCTATAACAAAGATCTCCAGGAGGATAAGCAGCCCCTTTTCGACAGCGTGGACAGCCTGAGACAGGCACTTCCCGTAGCCATCGGGGTACTCACAACCCTGTCGATCGACCCCCGACGGATGCAAGACGCCTTGAGTGACGATCTGCTCGCCACCGACCTGGCTGAGTATTTGGTTCGCCGCGGATTGCCCTTTCGACAAGCGCACGAGTTAGTTGGGAGAGCGGTAAAACGCAGCGAGGAACTGGGGCTCGGACTGAGTCAGCTTAGCCGCGATGACTATCTGGCGATCAGTTCGTTGTTCGACGAGAACCTGGAAGATGTCTTCGATTTCGAGCGCTCGGTGGAGCGACGGGACGTCTATGGCGGCACAGCCCGATCTGCCGTTCTAACCCAAATCGAGGAGTTGCGGGAGCCTCTGAAGGCGAAATGA
- a CDS encoding ribonuclease J codes for MNSNAEYNSSEPILPLRVVPLGGVGEIGKNMMVLDYDGHLLVIEAGLMFPESDMLGVDIVIPDIDYLVQRADQIEAIIITHGHEDHVGALPYVLQQIDAPVYGTQLTMGLAEVKLRQRGYRDDADLNVITPDDILELGPFKVEFFHVCHSIPDTVGVAVTTPAGLVIHGSDYKFDQHPVDGRLTDFAKLQALGDRGVLLLLSDSTNAEVEGFTPPEKELDDTFDRIFRSAEERIFIATFASNISRVSQVLKLAQKHGRRLGLVGRSMRDNARMAIRLGYIDVDPTELLSYEEMERLPPDQVVIICTGSQGEPTSALVRMSMEEHRVNVRAGDTVIISAVPIPGNEELVNRTINNLFRLQANVFYHELAHVHVSGHGSREDHKMMINLVRPKYFIPIHGEYRHLVLHGRLAESMGIPEDHIFVIESGQVMEFGPDWARKAERITEGHVLVDGLGVGDIGHVVLRDRHHLSQDGFLVAITAVNQDTGEIVIEPEILSRGFVYMRESEELIELAKDSIRDALVHKGPPAALASKIKDALAQVVYRETGRRPLILPLVLEV; via the coding sequence TTGAATTCCAATGCCGAATACAACTCAAGCGAGCCGATCCTGCCCCTGCGCGTGGTCCCCCTTGGAGGCGTGGGCGAGATCGGCAAGAATATGATGGTGCTCGACTACGATGGCCACCTGTTGGTTATCGAGGCAGGACTGATGTTTCCCGAAAGCGACATGCTCGGCGTTGATATTGTCATCCCTGATATCGACTATCTTGTCCAACGAGCCGATCAAATTGAAGCCATCATCATCACCCATGGCCACGAAGACCATGTCGGCGCCCTTCCCTACGTCCTTCAGCAGATCGATGCTCCCGTGTATGGCACCCAACTGACGATGGGGTTGGCGGAGGTAAAACTCCGCCAGCGAGGTTACCGCGACGATGCCGATCTGAATGTAATCACACCGGATGATATTCTGGAGCTTGGCCCCTTCAAAGTAGAATTCTTCCATGTATGTCACTCGATCCCGGATACCGTAGGCGTGGCTGTCACCACCCCAGCTGGATTGGTGATCCACGGCTCCGATTACAAATTTGATCAACATCCGGTCGACGGCCGCCTCACTGATTTCGCCAAATTGCAGGCCCTGGGCGATCGTGGCGTGCTCTTATTGCTTTCGGATTCCACCAACGCCGAGGTAGAGGGCTTCACCCCTCCAGAAAAAGAACTGGACGACACATTCGATCGAATATTCCGCTCTGCAGAAGAAAGGATCTTCATTGCCACCTTCGCGTCGAACATCTCGCGGGTCAGCCAGGTCTTGAAGCTGGCCCAAAAACATGGTAGAAGGCTAGGACTGGTCGGACGCTCCATGCGGGACAACGCGCGCATGGCCATCCGCTTGGGCTATATTGATGTCGATCCGACCGAACTGCTCTCCTACGAGGAAATGGAACGCCTTCCCCCTGATCAGGTTGTGATCATCTGCACCGGAAGCCAGGGAGAGCCTACCTCCGCGCTGGTCCGAATGAGCATGGAAGAGCATCGCGTCAATGTTCGCGCGGGTGACACCGTGATCATTTCGGCGGTGCCAATTCCAGGAAATGAGGAACTGGTCAACCGTACTATCAATAACCTGTTCAGACTGCAAGCCAATGTATTCTACCACGAGCTGGCCCACGTGCACGTGAGCGGTCACGGTAGCCGGGAAGATCATAAAATGATGATCAATCTGGTGCGGCCCAAGTATTTCATTCCAATCCACGGCGAATATCGCCACCTGGTGTTGCATGGGCGGCTGGCGGAATCCATGGGGATTCCCGAAGATCACATCTTTGTGATCGAGAGCGGTCAGGTTATGGAGTTTGGACCAGATTGGGCCAGAAAGGCCGAACGGATTACCGAAGGCCACGTGCTGGTGGATGGTCTGGGCGTTGGAGATATCGGCCACGTCGTTCTGCGCGATCGGCACCATCTCTCCCAGGATGGGTTCCTGGTTGCCATTACCGCCGTGAATCAGGACACGGGTGAGATCGTCATTGAGCCCGAGATTCTCTCTCGGGGTTTCGTTTACATGAGAGAATCAGAGGAACTGATTGAATTGGCGAAAGATAGCATCAGGGATGCCCTTGTTCACAAAGGACCGCCCGCTGCTCTTGCCTCAAAGATCAAGGACGCGTTGGCGCAGGTCGTTTATCGGGAAACCGGTCGTCGACCGTTGATTCTGCCGTTGGTGCTGGAGGTGTAA
- the cofC gene encoding 2-phospho-L-lactate guanylyltransferase, which produces MSLFIIVPVKSLQGAKSRLSEVLDEQQRRTLAVAMLENVLSAVQLAQERLPGQGIVISADVEVLALARAYGLMPLAEELHSVGSQGNGDAEAQLNSALTQACDWAQKHGGDAVLVLPADLPLLTVEEIEGLWLASQQLYSARAMVIAPDGREQGTNGLLMRPPGALAFQFGFDSFRRHCDQARDRGMAWHVHRSPRLGLDIDVPVDLEAYLAVETADADDHVSIEGDRVLFDDQAEAFLAEGGHLMRLGTIGRDGFPQVTPVWYLFQNGLFYITTAHDRIKARNMLANPRVGFAVDSEVKPYRGLTVWGKARLVTEGEDARSLTRQIAARYVPAGRLDLMVDTLMQSPRVIIVIEPLRAAKMGSW; this is translated from the coding sequence ATGTCACTTTTTATCATTGTGCCTGTGAAAAGCCTACAGGGGGCAAAAAGCCGTCTTTCCGAAGTTCTTGATGAGCAGCAGCGGCGCACCCTGGCGGTTGCCATGTTGGAGAACGTCCTCTCGGCGGTACAACTTGCCCAGGAAAGACTGCCCGGCCAGGGGATCGTAATCAGCGCTGATGTCGAGGTGCTGGCGTTGGCAAGGGCTTATGGGTTAATGCCATTGGCCGAAGAGCTCCATTCCGTCGGTTCTCAAGGGAACGGGGATGCTGAAGCACAGCTGAATTCGGCCTTGACACAGGCTTGCGATTGGGCACAAAAGCATGGTGGGGATGCGGTGTTGGTTCTGCCGGCCGACTTGCCGTTGCTTACCGTTGAGGAAATCGAGGGGCTGTGGTTGGCCAGTCAGCAACTTTACTCAGCACGGGCCATGGTTATCGCGCCTGATGGACGGGAACAAGGCACCAATGGTCTTTTGATGCGACCACCAGGTGCCCTTGCTTTCCAGTTTGGTTTCGACAGTTTCCGGCGACACTGCGACCAGGCACGGGATCGGGGCATGGCCTGGCACGTCCATCGTTCCCCAAGGCTGGGATTGGACATTGATGTGCCGGTGGATCTCGAGGCCTATCTGGCTGTGGAGACTGCCGACGCTGACGACCATGTTTCTATCGAAGGCGACAGGGTTTTATTCGATGATCAGGCAGAAGCATTTCTCGCGGAAGGCGGGCATCTGATGCGGCTGGGCACCATTGGACGGGATGGTTTTCCCCAGGTTACGCCAGTGTGGTATCTTTTTCAGAATGGGCTGTTTTACATCACAACGGCACACGACCGGATTAAAGCCCGCAACATGCTGGCAAACCCTCGAGTCGGGTTTGCTGTCGACAGTGAGGTCAAGCCCTACCGTGGATTGACCGTTTGGGGAAAGGCTCGACTTGTAACAGAGGGGGAAGACGCCCGATCGCTGACCAGGCAGATTGCGGCCCGCTATGTGCCCGCTGGGCGACTCGACCTGATGGTTGACACCTTGATGCAATCACCGCGCGTTATAATCGTTATCGAACCCCTGCGGGCTGCCAAAATGGGCAGTTGGTAG
- a CDS encoding DUF4097 family beta strand repeat-containing protein: MDNNNRNTTLIVIVLAIFSCCCIIMMTGGALIGTAGWRLAQDFDDLAKFDATNTFSQTFSVDTPAELEVDIAAGSVTVTVGEGNMIQVDTEIRAYDVSSERAQEALDKVRYSATQSGSKVNVRGEWSNKTQWRARSPEINVRVSVPRRTDIEVKVDVGKVHLQDVTGEIDIETGVGRVDIENVTVPDDFRIRTDVADMNFTGSLNEGSDYTFQSDVGAIKLTLPANSRFELDASSDVGSVLVDFDIEGEISRDFVGKSVKGVVGGESDTKVSVQTNVGAILIRQQ; this comes from the coding sequence ATGGATAATAATAACCGCAACACAACACTGATCGTGATCGTTCTGGCGATTTTCTCATGCTGCTGCATTATCATGATGACCGGTGGGGCTTTGATCGGAACTGCCGGTTGGCGTCTGGCACAGGATTTCGATGATCTGGCCAAGTTTGACGCGACCAACACTTTTAGCCAAACCTTTTCGGTTGACACGCCGGCCGAACTGGAAGTCGATATCGCTGCCGGGTCGGTCACGGTGACTGTCGGGGAAGGCAACATGATTCAGGTTGATACGGAGATCCGTGCCTACGACGTTTCCAGTGAGCGGGCGCAGGAGGCGCTGGATAAGGTGCGTTACTCGGCCACCCAGTCGGGATCGAAGGTGAATGTAAGGGGAGAATGGTCGAACAAGACTCAGTGGCGAGCTCGTAGCCCTGAGATCAACGTGCGCGTCAGCGTGCCGCGCCGGACTGATATTGAAGTCAAGGTCGATGTGGGCAAGGTTCATCTTCAGGATGTAACGGGCGAAATTGACATCGAGACTGGTGTAGGTCGGGTTGATATCGAAAACGTGACCGTGCCCGATGATTTCCGGATCCGGACAGATGTAGCCGATATGAACTTCACCGGCAGCTTGAACGAGGGAAGTGACTACACGTTCCAGAGCGATGTTGGCGCCATCAAGCTAACATTGCCGGCCAATAGCCGATTTGAGCTTGATGCATCCAGTGATGTAGGCAGTGTACTGGTGGATTTCGATATCGAAGGGGAGATCAGCCGGGATTTTGTCGGAAAGAGCGTTAAAGGTGTGGTTGGCGGGGAATCGGATACGAAGGTATCTGTTCAGACCAATGTGGGTGCGATATTAATCAGGCAACAGTAG
- a CDS encoding aldo/keto reductase codes for MKYRRLGRTGLKVSELCLGTMQWGWTATEETAVQVMDVFFEAGGTFIDTADIYSHWAEGNPGGVSEEIIGRWMKKRNNRHQIVLATKARGRMWDGPNGEGLSRSHLIKACEDSLRRLQTDTIDLYQTHWYDEETPIDETMRALDDLIRQGKVRYVGCSNYPAWRLTRALWTSDKLGLARYDSIQPHYNLIRRSEFERELAPLCEDQDIGVIPYSPLAGGFLTGKYRRDRMPESQRAGGMRRYLNDHGFTILDKLDAVAERHGATDAQIALAWLLHQPLITSPIFGANSVDQLQESLKATTVTLSAKDVEELAEASAWQEPL; via the coding sequence ATGAAATACAGAAGATTGGGCCGGACTGGTCTGAAGGTCTCAGAGCTGTGTCTGGGAACCATGCAATGGGGCTGGACGGCCACGGAGGAAACGGCCGTCCAGGTGATGGATGTCTTTTTCGAAGCTGGCGGCACCTTTATCGACACCGCCGATATTTACTCACACTGGGCCGAGGGTAACCCCGGCGGCGTTTCCGAGGAAATCATCGGCCGCTGGATGAAAAAGCGCAACAACCGGCACCAGATCGTACTGGCAACCAAAGCGAGAGGCCGTATGTGGGATGGCCCCAACGGCGAAGGGCTAAGCCGCTCTCATCTTATCAAGGCATGTGAGGACTCACTGCGCCGTTTGCAGACCGATACCATCGATCTCTACCAAACACATTGGTACGACGAGGAGACGCCCATCGACGAAACAATGCGTGCGCTGGATGACCTGATTCGCCAGGGCAAAGTGCGTTACGTGGGCTGCTCCAACTACCCGGCGTGGCGTCTAACCAGGGCTCTGTGGACCAGCGACAAGCTGGGATTGGCCCGCTACGACAGTATCCAACCCCATTACAACCTGATTCGCCGATCCGAATTCGAGCGCGAGTTGGCGCCTCTATGCGAAGACCAGGATATTGGCGTGATCCCCTACAGCCCGCTGGCAGGAGGTTTCCTGACCGGCAAGTATCGCAGAGACAGGATGCCTGAAAGCCAGCGAGCTGGCGGTATGCGGCGCTACCTGAATGACCACGGTTTCACCATCCTGGACAAGTTGGATGCTGTAGCCGAGCGTCACGGTGCCACCGATGCCCAGATCGCACTGGCATGGCTTCTGCACCAACCGCTGATCACTTCACCGATCTTCGGCGCCAACAGCGTCGATCAGCTCCAGGAGTCGCTCAAGGCGACCACGGTCACATTGAGCGCCAAAGACGTAGAGGAACTCGCCGAAGCAAGTGCCTGGCAGGAACCACTTTAA